A single window of Thalassomonas viridans DNA harbors:
- a CDS encoding RHS repeat domain-containing protein: MRMNAYLTAVFCTVFLLISFSASASDDISAPPALPPSMEDEVVSSASDDFIGDFITIPQTQNEAKLGASIFGDEIDLYSGGVTFKRSDVRLAPVGDLDIGYTMSYSVNMPQVSGWLEELPRIQSSYGYSRDLAEQFTQSKAAKTGNYCSTDYTIEGGAAYIGAKSFYSTPTLIVPGKVNERLLINDNTSSPGSDTFITKNGWSVACFNSQETGVQGFIAKAPNGTKYYFDVYGNRGGVAQTSRTKLDKFTLQTSLNDVMDASDDVAFTQVNEALFVSKIEDRFGNWAKFEYTPLQYYKIGVDPSDRLVSNQLKKISTSDGQQITVDFDGVNKTVSANGRQWQYAFIAENKFKVVLPSKKEWVYNFFPATSPFLKLNQNGLQCNAALHPQDSETVTIEHPTGAVGSFSFNLTRIDLANSNDRIACSSAFSLREKAITYSANKQYKWSYGYSTNKGQFRGGNITEAHKLQGVVPGNIDRYLNKKTTVTLPDQTSEVYFINRDEDSGNFGSINAVQYFDKTATLKREIQSTYQQLPHLGSQVQGWYWHLGLQELYVKKAELTVDKSTGDSYLSEYQDFNFFGQPGINRQKFTAGNSLSKREKYFKYGFVHDYDNWAINQPASTAVSASGQAGSYTELSKTTYKKVSYANQYADLLLPDAAFEYGQRIKTYQSYDAQGNIKRIEFNIPRTTGTGNRFIEYTNYKRGQPQTMTVPSRTGTGSISASRTLDDNGWITSTTDYHGVKTGYKYDVMGRLVSIDLANDTTYGNNWLDTHFQWNDTTNTRTVSRCTLDSTKTACVAGTTALIVNEEHDALLRLTGATEENKINVSAGSNVRYQNFAYDYNNRSTFTSFLSNSSTETKGITTTYDALGRIGSVASTGSGTVNYDYLPGNSIKVTDGKGNVTTTTYLAYGTPDYQQTIAIASPEGVTTDIAVNLFGNIISIRQSGTQGYAVEQTEYRAYDAQQRLCQIKRTDVGTTVIGYNTLGEITWQAQGQTGASNNACNSSVAGTAKVTFGYDNLGGRDSISYGDGTPTRTFTLDNNGNVTGITGDGYQQSYQYNNRRLLEKETLSVDGKTFTLDYGYDGLGALNSLAYPDGKGAVNFAPNGFGQATQAIRVDGSDSTVFVKGGSDKVSYHPNGTINTFTYGNNLVHKTTLNSRQLPQLIHDYLGGTSKVKLSYGYDNNNNITSIINGVDSNFSLSALTYDGLDRLKSTTGNSAGIGSSALSYDALGNIRRYSNTSVLNSSNLTYGYNGSFRLSSVTGTGSEGYNFSQSGSYDSRGNVTHNGKRSFSYNLANQMEASGANRYLYDGYDRRIKATDSKGTSYSMYSQQGRLLYRETAKGGISYIYLGDKLVAKTGAGVVTKSDDAGYNSVMNFKPFGETIEAPNDEIGYTGHKFDTDLGLSYMQARYYDPVIGRFYSNDPVGFRDVYSFNRYVYANNNPYKYIDPTGKIPLIPIAIFIAKEAAGEAFEQATGIPAPTLKNAGKAAGKQVLKSTRKLRGGTFNKAKKDRINEAGGTCEYCQNAKATQGDHAKTLNSFKKDVNEGKMTAAEAKTVANGKDNIVASCKQCNQVDKHTKDLGTGPGKYNPPNPNERVQAMLKEIK, from the coding sequence ATGAGAATGAATGCTTATCTCACTGCCGTATTTTGCACGGTTTTCCTGTTAATTTCTTTTAGCGCGTCAGCCAGTGATGATATATCAGCGCCGCCGGCTTTGCCGCCCTCTATGGAGGATGAAGTTGTATCTTCAGCAAGTGATGACTTTATTGGCGACTTCATTACGATCCCCCAAACACAGAATGAAGCTAAACTCGGCGCCAGTATTTTTGGTGATGAAATTGACCTTTATTCGGGAGGGGTGACATTTAAACGTAGCGATGTCCGGCTAGCACCTGTTGGCGATCTGGATATCGGCTATACCATGTCGTATAGCGTCAATATGCCGCAAGTTTCTGGCTGGCTCGAAGAGCTGCCCCGTATTCAGTCCAGTTATGGATATAGCAGGGATTTAGCTGAACAGTTTACACAGAGTAAAGCCGCCAAAACCGGTAATTACTGCTCAACCGATTATACGATTGAAGGTGGCGCCGCCTATATTGGCGCTAAATCATTTTATTCTACTCCAACGCTTATTGTACCCGGCAAGGTAAATGAAAGGCTGTTAATCAATGATAATACTTCAAGCCCGGGGTCAGATACTTTTATAACCAAGAACGGCTGGTCTGTTGCGTGTTTTAACTCTCAAGAGACTGGTGTTCAAGGGTTTATTGCTAAAGCGCCCAACGGCACCAAGTATTATTTTGATGTATACGGTAACCGCGGCGGCGTTGCGCAAACATCCCGGACTAAACTGGATAAGTTTACCTTGCAGACTTCCTTAAATGACGTGATGGATGCAAGTGATGATGTCGCTTTTACACAGGTTAATGAAGCTTTATTTGTCAGTAAAATTGAGGACAGGTTCGGGAACTGGGCAAAATTTGAATATACGCCGTTGCAATATTATAAAATTGGCGTAGATCCCTCCGATAGATTGGTTTCCAATCAACTCAAAAAAATCTCTACCAGTGATGGCCAGCAGATTACCGTTGATTTTGACGGGGTAAATAAAACTGTTTCGGCCAATGGCCGGCAGTGGCAATATGCTTTTATCGCTGAAAATAAATTTAAAGTGGTATTGCCGTCGAAAAAAGAGTGGGTTTATAACTTTTTTCCAGCTACTTCTCCTTTTCTTAAACTAAATCAAAATGGACTTCAGTGTAATGCGGCATTACACCCGCAAGACAGTGAAACCGTAACTATTGAACACCCTACAGGAGCCGTTGGCAGTTTTTCCTTCAATTTGACCCGAATAGACCTGGCTAATAGTAATGACAGAATAGCTTGTAGCAGTGCTTTCAGTTTGCGTGAAAAAGCGATCACCTATAGCGCGAATAAACAATATAAATGGTCTTATGGGTATTCAACCAATAAAGGGCAATTTCGCGGGGGAAATATTACCGAAGCGCATAAGCTTCAGGGAGTTGTACCGGGTAATATCGACAGATACCTCAATAAAAAAACGACCGTGACTTTACCGGATCAGACTTCAGAGGTTTACTTTATCAACCGGGATGAAGACTCCGGGAATTTCGGATCGATTAATGCCGTACAATATTTTGATAAAACAGCCACTCTAAAACGCGAGATACAATCAACCTATCAACAGCTTCCTCACCTGGGTTCACAAGTGCAGGGCTGGTACTGGCACCTGGGGTTGCAAGAATTGTACGTCAAAAAAGCCGAGTTGACCGTTGATAAAAGCACAGGTGACAGTTACCTGTCTGAATATCAGGATTTTAACTTTTTCGGCCAACCAGGCATTAACCGTCAAAAATTTACCGCCGGTAACTCATTAAGTAAAAGAGAAAAATATTTCAAATACGGCTTTGTGCATGACTATGACAACTGGGCAATTAACCAGCCGGCAAGTACGGCGGTGAGTGCCAGCGGACAAGCCGGGAGTTATACCGAGCTATCAAAAACCACATACAAAAAAGTGAGTTATGCCAACCAATACGCGGATCTGCTATTACCTGACGCCGCATTTGAATACGGGCAACGGATAAAAACATATCAGTCATATGATGCTCAAGGAAATATCAAGCGTATAGAGTTCAATATCCCCCGCACTACAGGTACGGGTAACCGCTTTATTGAATACACCAACTATAAACGCGGTCAACCGCAAACCATGACGGTGCCGAGCCGTACCGGTACCGGTTCAATTTCAGCTTCACGTACACTTGATGATAATGGCTGGATAACCAGTACAACGGATTATCATGGGGTAAAAACCGGCTATAAATATGACGTGATGGGGCGTTTGGTCTCCATTGATTTAGCCAACGACACCACTTATGGCAACAACTGGCTCGATACCCATTTCCAATGGAATGATACGACAAACACCAGAACGGTAAGCCGCTGTACCCTTGACAGTACAAAAACCGCCTGTGTTGCCGGTACCACGGCCTTAATCGTTAACGAGGAGCACGATGCGTTATTGCGGTTAACCGGGGCAACAGAGGAAAATAAAATCAATGTCAGTGCGGGCAGCAATGTCCGCTATCAAAACTTTGCTTATGATTATAACAACCGCTCAACCTTTACTTCATTTTTAAGCAATAGCAGCACCGAAACAAAAGGTATAACAACAACATACGATGCCTTAGGCCGTATCGGCTCGGTGGCAAGTACCGGCTCTGGTACGGTCAATTACGATTATCTGCCCGGGAATAGCATCAAGGTTACTGATGGCAAAGGTAACGTGACCACGACAACTTATCTGGCTTACGGAACGCCTGACTACCAACAGACAATCGCTATCGCTTCTCCCGAAGGCGTGACTACCGATATAGCGGTCAACCTTTTTGGTAATATTATCTCCATCAGGCAGAGCGGTACACAAGGTTATGCTGTAGAACAGACGGAATACCGGGCATACGATGCGCAGCAGCGGTTATGTCAAATCAAGCGTACCGATGTAGGCACTACCGTTATCGGATATAACACTTTAGGCGAAATAACCTGGCAGGCACAGGGACAAACCGGGGCCAGCAACAATGCGTGCAATAGCAGTGTTGCCGGCACAGCTAAGGTCACATTCGGTTATGACAACCTCGGCGGCCGGGATAGCATCAGCTATGGCGACGGCACACCGACACGCACCTTTACCCTGGACAATAACGGCAATGTCACCGGCATTACCGGCGACGGTTACCAGCAAAGCTATCAGTACAACAACCGGCGTTTGCTGGAAAAGGAAACCTTAAGCGTTGACGGCAAGACCTTTACTCTGGACTACGGTTATGACGGCTTAGGGGCACTGAACAGCCTCGCCTATCCTGACGGCAAGGGTGCAGTTAACTTTGCACCAAACGGTTTTGGCCAGGCAACGCAGGCCATCCGTGTGGATGGCAGCGACAGTACAGTATTTGTTAAAGGCGGCAGTGATAAGGTCAGCTATCACCCCAACGGCACCATAAATACCTTTACCTACGGCAATAACCTGGTGCATAAAACCACGTTGAACAGCCGCCAGCTGCCGCAGCTGATACACGATTACCTGGGCGGCACCAGCAAGGTGAAGCTGAGCTACGGTTACGACAACAATAACAATATCACCAGTATCATTAACGGTGTTGACAGCAACTTTAGCCTGAGCGCCTTAACTTACGACGGCCTGGACAGGTTAAAAAGCACTACAGGCAACAGCGCCGGTATCGGCAGCAGCGCCCTGAGCTATGATGCCCTGGGCAATATCCGTCGCTACAGCAATACCAGCGTGCTTAATTCTTCAAACCTGACCTACGGCTATAACGGCAGTTTCCGCCTGAGCAGCGTGACCGGCACCGGCAGCGAAGGTTATAACTTCAGCCAAAGCGGCAGTTACGACAGCCGCGGCAACGTCACCCACAACGGCAAACGCAGTTTCAGCTACAACCTGGCGAACCAGATGGAGGCATCCGGTGCCAACCGTTACCTGTATGACGGCTATGACCGTCGTATCAAAGCCACTGATAGCAAGGGCACCAGCTACAGCATGTACAGCCAGCAGGGGCGCTTGCTGTACCGGGAAACGGCCAAAGGGGGTATCAGTTATATTTACCTCGGGGACAAGCTGGTGGCTAAAACCGGCGCCGGTGTGGTGACCAAAAGCGATGATGCCGGTTATAACAGCGTGATGAACTTCAAGCCGTTTGGGGAAACCATAGAAGCCCCCAATGACGAGATAGGTTATACCGGGCATAAGTTTGATACCGACCTGGGGCTGAGTTATATGCAGGCACGATACTATGATCCAGTCATAGGTCGTTTCTACAGTAACGATCCGGTTGGCTTCAGGGATGTGTATAGCTTTAACCGCTACGTTTATGCTAATAATAATCCGTATAAATATATTGATCCAACAGGAAAAATTCCACTTATCCCTATTGCTATTTTTATAGCTAAAGAGGCTGCGGGAGAAGCTTTTGAACAAGCAACAGGTATTCCTGCTCCAACACTGAAAAATGCTGGTAAAGCCGCAGGTAAACAAGTATTAAAGTCTACCCGTAAACTGAGGGGCGGCACTTTCAATAAAGCAAAAAAAGACAGGATTAATGAAGCAGGCGGCACTTGTGAGTATTGTCAAAATGCAAAGGCAACCCAAGGAGATCATGCTAAAACCCTTAATTCATTCAAAAAAGACGTGAATGAAGGTAAAATGACTGCCGCAGAAGCTAAAACGGTTGCAAATGGTAAAGATAATATCGTTGCTTCTTGTAAACAATGTAATCAGGTTGATAAGCATACAAAAGATCTGGGAACAGGGCCCGGGAAATATAACCCACCAAATCCAAATGAGCGTGTTCAAGCAATGCTTAAAGAAATTAAGTAG